From the genome of Miscanthus floridulus cultivar M001 chromosome 10, ASM1932011v1, whole genome shotgun sequence, one region includes:
- the LOC136488362 gene encoding protein FAR1-RELATED SEQUENCE 5-like, translated as MIFDTLTDVEDFYKSYAHEAGFSVRVGQHKKQNDEILFKRYCCSREGYRKENVTNVSDDSGKKRKSHNIMETRCGCEAHSVVKLGSDKKYRIASMVEKYSHGFVSPDKRHLLRSNRNISERAKSALFNCHKASIGTSQAYRLLHVSEGGFQNVGCTLMDLKNYYRDLRTKIKDADA; from the coding sequence ATGATCTTTGATACACTCACAGATGTGGAGGATTTCTACAAGTCATATGCACATGAAGCTGGTTTCTCTGTTCGTGTTGGTCAGCACAAGAAGCAAAATGACGAAATATTATTCAAGAGGTATTGTTGTTCAAGGGAAGGGTATAGAAAGGAGAACGTAACAAATGTTAGTGATGATTCTGGGAAGAAAAGAAAGTCACATAATATCATGGAAACCAGATGTGGTTGTGAGGCACATAGTGTCGTGAAGCTTGGCAGCGACAAGAAGTATCGAATAGCTTCAATGGTTGAGAAATACAGTCATGGTTTTGTGTCGCCAGATAAGAGGCATTTGCTAAGATCCAACCGTAATATCAGTGAGAGGGCAAAGAGTGCTTTGTTCAATTGTCATAAGGCTAGCATTGGCACCTCACAGGCATATCGACTTCTCCATGTCAGTGAGGGTGGGTTTCAGAATGTTGGGTGCACACTGATGGATTTGAAAAACTATTACCGTGATCTCAGAACCAAAATTAAGGATGCAGATGCATAA